A segment of the Siphonobacter curvatus genome:
TCGGTATACGGTAACGCTCAAGGGGCGTTGAATATAACTCAAGCCTTCGTCACGCCAGCTTACCCCATTCACCACGGACGGAATAGTACAGGAGGCTTCAATGGGTGGAAAATCAGGAGCTGAAGCCGTCAACGTATACGTGCTACCCGCGACTAGGGGCATTTGTCGGGTAGTAATCCGATAAACGTCGGCTCGTGGAGGTAAGGTAACCGTTCGCTGACCATTGGAAATCTGTACCACCGCATTGCGGATGAAAGCAGCACTATCCGTGCCCACCATGGGCTGATTGGAACGCAGCGTAACCTGAATGATCTGCTCGTGGGGGTTCAAGTAACATTCCAGTACCAATTTACGCTCGTACGGAATCAGTACCGAGTTTACTTCCTGCTCGCAAGCCAGGCAGCCGATCAGACTCAGAAACAGCACTACAGCAACGAGTATCTTCATGGTTTAAAACTTAAATCCGTACGAAATACTAGGAATGATCGGGAATAAGGAAACTTGCTTCAGAATACGTTTCGACTGCGTAGCGGTACTTTCCGAATCATCAATGTAATAGAAAAAGGGGTTTCGCCGACTATACGCATTGTATAGGCTAAACTCCCAAGTACGCTCGTGGTGACGCTTTTGTTTGCGAAGTTGTACGCTCAAATCCAGTCGGTGATACGGGGCGGCCCGAAAACTGTTCCGCTGGTTGTAATCAAAAACCTGAGCTGGAAAGAGAGAAACATTACCTGACTGGATCGGGCCTCGGATTTCGAAGGTGCTCTGTGGTAGAGAAAGGGCTTGTCCCGTTCCGTAGACCCAGGTTCCTGAAATCGTCACGCGGGAGTTGAGGTGATAAATGCCCACCAGTGATACATCGTGGCGGCGATCGTACCGAGCCCAGAACTTCTGTCCGCTATTGAGCTCGTCAAACTGATTTTGAATCCAGGAAAGCGTATACCCAATCCAGCCCGTAAGCCGACCGGTTTTCTTTTGTAGTAAAAATTCAGTTCCGTAGCTCCAGCCCTGACCCGCCGTAATTTGTTCTTCCCACGAACGGGGCTGCCGGTTCGTTTCCGTCAGACTTTCCAGACCCGTACTCGCCAAAAAGCTAGAACCTTCCTTGTACGAAAGAATACCATCCATCTTTTTGTAAAAGCCCTCCAGCGTTAGTGAGAAAGGACGGTAATCCTTGACCACGCCCAGAGCAATTTGCCGCGACTGTTGTGGAGCAATATTCTGCGTAGTAGGTACCCAAAGGTCTGTTGGCAATCCCACCCCCGAATTCGACAAGAGGTGAATGTACTGGTTCATGGTCGCATACGAAGCCTTTACAGCCCAATCCTGGCGAAAGGTATACGCAACCGCCAGTCGAGGCTCAGGCCGAACGTACGTGCGACCATCGGTGGTAAACGAACTTAACCGAACCCCCGCGTTGATTCGTAAAGGAGTAGTAGGGTGATAGGTGTCTTCCAGGTACAGGCCGCCTTCGTAACTGTCCAGGGGCTGACTACGAGCCACATTCTGGGAGGCAATACTACTTTCGAGGGTAACCGTCTGCGGTAGAAATCGATGTGAGGTTAGCAGTACACCCGCTTTGATGGCGTGCTTAGGTGAAGGTGACCAGTCAAAGCTACTCTTGAGGGAAAAATCCCGGATGGAAGAAGTATTTTGCAACACGTACTGACTCGTAACCTGATTGAACGTTTGGGAACTACGAGCATCTACCTGAAATTGATAATAGCTGTAAATCAGAGAAGTATTGGCGAAAAGCTGGTCAGAAAACAGGTGATTCCACCGCAGGCTAGCCGTGGCATTTCCCCAGTTTAATCCGCCGCCTTGGCTGTTGGCATCAATTCGGGAAGCGAAAGAAAATCGGTCCTGACCGAAATACCCGCTCAGATACAGCTTGTTTCGTCGGCCAAAATCATAATTGACTTTCGCGTTGAGGTCATAGAAATAATAACCGGCCTGGTTTTCGCGCGGTAGGAGAGGCCTGAGTAAAAGATCCGCATACGTCCGCCGACCGGAAATAATAAACGAAGATTGGTTTTTTTTGATGGGCCCTTCTAGTACCAAACGGCTGGAAATCAGCCCGATTCCTCCTTCACCGTGAAACGCTTCTTTGTGGCCTTCTTTCATCTGCATCTCGATAACGGAAGAAAGTCGACCGCCGTACCGGGCCGGGAATCCACCTTTGATCAGCTCGACGGATTTGAGAGCATCGCCGTTGAAAAGGGAGAAAAAGCCAAACAGGTGAAACGAATTGTATACCGGAGCATCGTCGAGCATAATCAAATTCTGGTCAGGACCACCCCCGCGAATGTACAGCCCGGAGTTACCTTCGGAGCCTTTTTGTACGCCGGGAAGCAATTGCAGGACTTTCAGCATGTCCTTTTCCCCCAATAGAGCCGGTACCGCCTTCATCTGCTGAATGGGAACCGATACGGTAGACATCTGAACATTCTGCGATTCTTTGGCTATCTGCTCGGCGGAAACGACCACCTCCTGTAATTGCCGGTTCTCCGCCCGCAAAGTCAGATTCAGTTCAGTACTTTTTCGAAAGACCAGAGTTCGGGTTTCCGTTTGAAAACCCACGGATGAAATGATTACGTTCAGACTATCCGAAGCAGGAAGCGTCAGCGAATAAAAGCCGTAAGCATTAGTAGTTGTGCCCGTTTGCCGCTCCGTTATACGAATCGATACGCCCGGTAATAGTTCGCCCGACCCCTGTTCCCGTACGTACCCACTGAGGGTAACCCGGCTGGTTTGAGCCTGAATTATACTGAAGGAAAAGAGTAAAATCAGGGTAAAACGTACCAGCATAGCAACCGATGGGTTGTCGAAAAGGTCTAGAGAGCGAACGCCAATCTACAAAACAAACGGCTGAAGTACAGAGATGTTACGAATTACTTCATTTATACGATCAATTGGGAAAATAAGAAGAAGCTACTGCAAGAAGGAGCGATCACCATACGCGAAGCTGGGGAATCCCCCAGCCGTAGCAGTTGTAATAGAGTGGATTGGATAATAGATCAGTGAACTAGCACTAAATAGGAAGGTGAAGGCTAAACGAAGAAGCACTTGTGGCAAGCAGCACACAGGCTATTCCATCAGCAAAATTCAGGATAACCGGGGAATTAAACATTGCGAAAACGCAAAAAACCACTTGCGTTTTCGCAACAAATGTACGTACACGTTTTACTTATCCCGCGAGAGTTGCGTGCGAATCCGGCTGATTTGGTAATAACTCATATTGAGATAACTCGCCAGTACGCTTTGAGCTAAACGTCCCCGTAAATTTGGATACTGTTCCTCAAACAATTGATAGCGGCGAAGCGGCGAACGCGTACAAAGCAATTGGATACGGGCATCATAGTCCAAGAAATATTGCTGCGTAAAATGAAGTACAACCTGAATATATTCGTGATGTTCTTCTTGCAATCGAATAAAGTCGCGATAATGCAAGCGAAAAATGGTACTTTCTTCTAGCGTTTCCAGGTATTGAGTAGAAGGAACTTGCTGATAAAAACTTTGGCTAATGGTACCTACTCCTCCTTCGGCTAGAATCCAGGCCGTAATCTCTTTACCCTCCTCAAAATAGTAGGCCCGCAAGAGTCCTTTTTCAATAAAATATAAGTAATCACTGGACTGGCCGGGCGTTACTAGAATAGAACCTTTTAGATACGTAGTGGGCTTAAATAATTGATTTAATGCCTGCTGAGCCGGTTCAGAAAAAGGCGGAAACTGAGTAATGACTTCAGCTAATTGGGTTGGTAATTCAGTAAGAGGTAGCATAGGCAAATAAAAACTAGCCCTCAATGTTACGAAACTTACCGTTAAATATGTCTAAGATAAAGATATTATTGTACAATAGCCATCACTTTAAAAGGCTTGGGTTCGCCAATAAATAATTGCTGAAAGCCTTCAATTTGATACGCCGCCAAACGTCCATTTTTACTTTCCAAAGTGAGAATTCGCTCCGATTCAAAGAGGTAATTTTTATCCAAAAGTGTGGCTTTAATCTTTTCCAATTTACCCTGGTCATCCGTAATTACCTCCATATATTGAACGGGTAAATTTTCTCCTTTTCGGAGGCGATAGGAAATGGTATGCGTAGAAAGCGTATCAACGAAGTAACTTTGGGTAAAAGACGGTTTATTGATATCGGCTTGTGTAAACAATTCCAGTTCTTTACTCCAATCAATTTTTTGCGTGATTAAGGTTTCGTTTTCTTCGTTTACAATCACGTCTTTCCGAACCAAGGGTTTCGTCCGACTTAAGGAGATAATCTGGGCATCGATGTATCCTTTTAAATCATAATACGGAGCTTTAAAATTATCCGAGCGTTGCGGCGACTGGCAAGCAAAGAATACTAGGGGTAGCAGGTATACCAACTTTTTCATGGCAGGAGAACAGCGAAAACGAAAAGATAGTTTGACGTCTACCAAGGTTTATGAATGCATTGAGGGGTTAAAACATAGCAGGGTTAATGTGTACCCACGAATGTTTTAACCCCTCAAGCCTCGGTATTCCGAAATTTATTTAAGGACGTAGCTCAGTTGTTCCGCGTTTTCCTGTAACCATTCGTGTACTTCTTCCACGATCTGGCGAATGGAAATTTCGGGTTTCCAGCCCGTTAGTTCGGTTACTTTGCTGTTGTCGGTGATGTACAGCGGAATATCCGCCGTACGGCCTTCCGTAACGGCTTTAATTGGAATCGTTTTTCCCGTAACCTCCTGGCAGACCTTCGTTAGTTCTACGAGCGACGTACTCACTTCGACGCCACCGCCAACGTTCAGCACTTCGCCATTTACTTTGTCGATATTGTGCAACTGCCAGTCTACCAAACGGTACAGATCGGCTACGTGCAGCATGTCACGGGTTTGTTTACCCGTACCATTAAAGCCAATGTACGCCAGTTGTTGTTCGTAAAAGTGGCGAGCTACCCACAATACCATCACGCCCTGATCGGCTTTGCCCATTTGCCAGGGGCCCGTCAGCACGCCGCAACGGTTGATCACCGTTTTCAGACCATAAAATTCATTGTATTCGTGAATCATCAGCTCCGAAGCTAGTTTAGTAGCTCCGTACAACGAGCGGGCTCCGTCGAGGGGGAAGTGCTCCGCAATACCCTTGTCAGAGGCTCCCGGAAGAGGTTGCTCTTCCGTCAGGGCAAAACGCGTATCTTTTTCCTGGTACGTCAGTTTTTCCAGCGGCTTGATCGGATAAATGCGACTGGTCGACAGGAAAATAAAGTTAGCCTTGTGCTTCAGAGCAAAGTTGAGGCAGTTGATGGTACCAACCAGGTTCGTATTGATCAGGTAATCGGGTGAGCCATTGAGACCAGCCAGGACGGAAGGTTCAGCAGAGGCTTCAATCACGGCATCTACGGCCGGAATCACGTCAAAATCTTCTTTGGAACGAATATCTCCGTGTACGAACTCAATACCAGCCGATTTGAGTCGATTGATATTTAATTCTGAACCCCGCCGTTTCAGGTTATCTAGGGCAAAGATTTCGTAGGAAGGATAGTTTTTCTTGAGACTAAGGGCGAGGGCTGAACCCACAAACCCGGCTCCGCCAGTAATAAGAATTTTCATGATACGTGAGGGTGTAGGCTGTTGCTTGCAGGCGTAGCGGTGGCTGACAGCTTCGGGCCTACATACTGGGATGGTTGAAAAATGAAAAGATGAATACTAGAAATTCAATATGTAGCTCAATCCGTAACCCGTTTGAGGTCAAAATTTTGAGCCGGACGAATGATAAGGGGCACTTTCTCGATCTTTACGGCCGAACTATCCAGCCCAAACCAGCGATCTTCGGAGGTAGTAAAGGCCTTGATGTAGAAGTACGCCTGCATGGTGATCCGCTCCCAGAAGGGTAGATCGTTTTCGAAGGACAGGAATTTTTCCAGTACGACGAAGCGGAAATCACCAATTACATTCTGCTTGTTCAGGGACTCATACCGGCTGGTAATATCCACTTCTTTCCGTTTTACCATGTCCTGGATTACTTTCCGGAAGTAAAGGTTGATACGTTGCTCTACCCGGAAACCCAGTCGGAAGGTCACTTTAATGACATCGTCAGGAGCAATAACGTTGACCTTGTACTCCATCGTGTACGGATCATCCACGGTATCCACGTGTACAAACCAGTAAATGTCAGCTCGCTTGGGACGCTTTTGGAAAATGGAGTAGATGACTTTCGATTCGATTTCACTGACCCGCGAAGCATTCGACATGAAAATCAGGTGCGTCGCGTATTTGGGAATGGACATATCCCGGCTGAGTTCTTTCAGTGGTTCCGTATAATCGGAAAGCTTCACGTATTCCGTCAAACGAGCTTTGATATTGAAGGCCCGTAACCAGATAATCATGACGCCTGCAATCGTCGAACCAATCAGTAACGAAACCCAACCGCCGTGCGTAAATTTCAGCAGGTTCGCCAGCAGGAATGAAAACTCAATGCTTAGGTAGACCACCAGGAAAAGAATCACACCGTAGAAATTGAATCGGTGCGTATACAGGTAGTACGCCATCAGCATGGTGGTCATCAACATCGTCAGCGTAATCGCTAGACCGTAGGCCGCTTCCATGTTCGTTGATTCGCGGAAATACAGTACAACGCCCATACAACCTGCCCACAACAGCCAGTTCACACTAGGCACGTACAACTGCCCTTTTTCGTTGGAGGGATACCGAAGCTTAACTTTGGGCCAGAAGTTCAAACGAATAGCTTCCGAAATCAGCGTAAACGATCCCGTAATCAAAGCCTGGCTGGCGATGATGGCTGCCATCGTCGCAATGGTAATACCGGGCAGTAAGAACCACTCGGGCATCATTTCGTAAATGGGCTTGCGACCCCGCAGAAACTCACCCGTATGTTCCATGAGCCAGGCTCCCTGACCGAAGTACTGGAGCATCAGACAGAGCTTCACAAAAACCCAGGATACCCGAATATTTCCGCGACCGCAGTGCCCCATATCGGAGTATAGAGCTTCCGCACCCGTCGAGCAAAGAAAGACCGAACCCAGTAACCAAAAGCCGCCCGCCTCGTGAGCCAGCATATCGTAAGCATAATAGGGACTAATGGCCCGTAGAATGGTCCAGTCGTGGGAAATCCAGAGAACTCCGAAGAAGCCCAGCATACTAAACCAAATGAACATGAGCGGCCCAAACGAGCGGCCCACCAGCTGCGTACCCAGAGCCTGAATCAGGAATAAAATCGTGATGATAACCAGGATGATATAAATAATATACTTCTCCAGGTGTGGATATCGCATCTCCAACCCTTCAACGGCCGAAGCCACGGACATGGGAGGCGTAATGATACCATCGGCCAGCAGAGCTGCTCCACCAATGATAGCCGGAACAGTTAACCAGCGGGCGTGCTTCCGCACTAGTGTGTATAAGGCAAAGACACCGCCTTCACCCCGGTTATCGGCCCGTAAAATAAGAATGACGTACTTGACGGTAGTAAGTAGAGTCAGCGTCCAGAATACGCAGGAAACGGCTCCTAAAGCAAGGCGTTCGGAAATGGGATTTTCGCCCACGACAGCCTGCATTACGTACAGCGGAGAGGTTCCAATATCTCCGTAAATGATACCCAGGGCAATCAGGAGCCCCGCAGTACTCACCTTATCCAGGTGTTTATGATCCATGTAAAAGTTGGCTTGATAGCCGCAAAGTTAAGTAATTAGACAACCAGCCGTACGGGGCAGAAACGAAGCTTCACAAAAAGGCCGACCAAAACGCGGAGTTTCGATCGGCCAGAAAAGTTATAATATACCTTCGACCTCTTTACGAAGCTGAGCTTCGTCCCGGAAGCCTACGAGGCGGTTGACGGGTTTACCGTCTTTAAAGAGAATAAGCGTAGGAATGGCGTCTACCCGAAATTGCTTTACCACGTCCGGGTCGCGGTCAGCGTCAATTTTTAAAACGGCTACTTTTCCGGTCCAGTCTTTCTTGAGTTTTTGCAGAATCGGATCCTGCTGTTTGCAGGGACCGCACCAGACGGCGTAGAAATCAACGAGTACTACTTTGTTGTCTTTCAGTGTCTGATCGAGTACGGCTTTCCCGGTAGGAGCCGCCACCATGGCCGGGCGTTCCTTCGGAGCAACGACGGTTTTGTTGGCGGTGGTCCATTTTAGATAGCCGCCGTCGAGGTTGTATACTTCCGTGAAGCCTTCTTTCGCTAAATACTCGGCCGCTTGTCCGCTTCGGCCGCCCGAGTAACAATACACCAGCACGGGCTTGGTTTTGTCAAGCTTCGCTACCTGCTCCGCAAAGGAGGCCTGCTGTTTCCAGTCGATGTTCTGGGCATTGGGTAAATAGCCGCGTTCGTACTCCGAAGGGGTACGAACATCGAGAATCTGCGTAGCACCGGGAAGCTTGCTCTCAAAGGCATTGACATCCAGGTTGGTTTGAGCAAGGGCCGACAGGCTCAGCAGGCTCGCCAGTACACTTACCAGAAAACGGAAATTCTTCATGTCAGGGTTGTTGATGAGCCAATGCAGCCCGAATCAGAGAGACGCTTTTTACTTCAGATTATCCAGATTATAATGGAGCCCGATGTTTTCCCGGCGGGACATGGCCATTTTTATCACAAGATACGAAACGTTGATCATGTTCCGTAATTCACAAATCGGTACCGAAACTTTTGATTCCCGGTACAATTGTTCGTGTTCGCGATACAGCAACTCTACCCGCTCATAAGCCCGGCGTAGGCGTCGGTTGGTACGCACAATACCCACGTAATTAGACATGATGCTGTTAAGCTCACGCGTCATTTCCGTCACCAATACCTGCTCTTCCGGATGCGTCGTGCCGGAGTCATCCCAGTCGGGTACATCATCCGGAATAACGGCCTGTGACAACTGTTCTATCGTATGCAAAAAGGCCCGGTGGCTGAATACGACGGCTTCCAGTAAGGAATTAGAAGCCAGACGATTAGCTCCATGCAGTCCCGTGCACGAACATTCACCGGCGGCGTAAAGGAAATGAATATTGGTTTGTCCCCATTCATTCACCCGAACGCCCCCACAAAGATAATGTTGTGCAGGTACAACCGGAATCATATCGGTCCGAATATCAATGCCCAGATCCAGGCAATGTTGCGTAATGTTGGGGAAGTGTTCCAGAAATTTTTCGTAATCGGCATCCCGCACATCCAGATAGACGTGATCGGTACCGTTCCGCTTCATTTCGGAGTCGATGGCCCGGGCCGTAATGTCGCGGGGGGCTAAAGAAAGGCGGGGGTCGTACTGTTCCATGAAGGTCGAACCGTCCGCGTTTTTCAGAATACCACCAAAGCCGCGTACGGCTTCCGAAATCAGGAACGAAGGCTTCTTACCGGGTTGGTACAGGCTGGTGGGGTGAAACTGGATGAATTCCATGTTATCACAAATCCCCTTGGCCCGGTATGCCATGGCAATGCCGTCGCCGGTTGCGATGGTTGGATTCGTGGTACTCTGGTAGATGTTCCCGATGCCACCCGTGGCCAGCATGGTGGTTTTCGCCAGAAACTTATCGACTTCGCCCGTTTGCGTATTCAATACGTATGCTCCGAAGCACTTGATGTCTTCGCGGTACCGCAGGACAGTTTCGCCTAGATGGTGTTGCGTGATGAGTTCAACGGCGTAGTAGTGCGTGAAAATCTGGATACTGCGGTGGCGTTGTACCTCTTCGAGCAAAGCCCGCTCGATTTCGGCTCCGGTAATATCTTTAAAGTGAAGAATGCGGTGATCGGAGTGGCCGCCTTCGCGGGCCAGGTCATAGTCTTCGCCGTGGCGATCGAACCGCGTTCCGTAATCAATTAGTTCTTGAATACGGGCGGGGGCTTCTTTGACTACAATCTCTACAATATCGCGTTTGTTGAGGCCATCGCCGGCGTCCACGGTATCTTCGATGTGTTTGTCGAAGGAATCTTCTTTGGACCATACCGCCGCAATGCCGCCCTGAGCGTATTTAGTGTTGGTTTCGTCGGCCTGAACTTTGGTAATGATGGCTATGGAAACCGCTTCCTGACGGCTTTCAAAATGACGAGCCAGTTTGGTCGCATAACTTAGCCCGGCAATACCCGAGCCGATCACAAGGAAGTCGTACTGATGAGTCATATTACATCCAAAACGATTTAGAGCGGCGAAAGTTAAAAGATATTTGGTAATGCGGGCAACTTAGGGAGGGAAATGTCAGGGGTATGGATGGTGATCAAGGACGGAATGTCTTATTTTAGTAAGCAGGAAATGAATTAGCTGGCCTGCAACGTATAAAACAACCTTCGAGGCCGAGCTGGCGGAGAAAAGGCTATTCTATCTAAACCCTAGTCAATGCAAACCCCTATGGATTTACTCCTTAATCGCTTACGTCGAAAGTCAATCGTACGAATAGTACTGATTCTCGGAATTAGTTTGGGATTTTTAACGGGCTGTACCGTGCGACTAGCCCCCCAACATAACCAGGCCTTAGCCGCGGGTTTAGTGGAGCAGAATAAGGCAGTGATGGAATTCTTTGCCTTTTACGCCTGGGGAACCAAAGCGGCCAGTTTTCCCGAACGCCTGCCCGAGTATAATCGCCTGATTGGTAATTTCGACGCTCTGGCCCTTCAGGCCGATGCCCGGCCCGTTCCCCGTAACAAGATCAAAACGAAAGTAAACGAAGCCTTACAGAAACGGGGCATCCCGGTACTGGAGGAGGGCGAAATACCGAGTGCTACGGCCCTGCGAAAAATTTACGAAACGCTCGTGAAAATGCGGGATACTGACCAAAAACAGGGATTGACCCTGACCGAAAGCCAAGCCTTTAAGGGGATGGTGAAAATTTACCTGGATCAGGCTCTGACGTACGAAAATTTTCTGGAACGCTAACCTACGCACCCATGGAGCTGGACATTACGCAACTCATGAAAGACATCAGCACGGCGGTATCCGCGGTACTGGGCAAAGATGTGACTACCATTCAGGGCTTTCGGGATCGGCAGTTAAAAGCCATCGCCCAGCAATCGGCCCTGATTACGGCGGGTATTGCGACGGGTGAAATCACGGAAGAAACCCGGGAGTTTTTTCTGGACAGTTTACAAGATATGGTGCTGAACTTCCTAAAAACACTACAAGGCGTTGCTCAGGTGACCATCGAGAAAGCCTGGAACGCCGCCGTAACCGTAATCTGGGACGCGATTGAAAAGGTGACGGGAATACGGTTAGTAGGCTGATCGTCATAACTACTAATGCAGAAAGAATGGAAATGCTCTTTTCCATACTTCCCGCATAGCGATTCATTGAAGTAATACAATCCGGCCTACCAATCCAGTTTGACCAGAGCTACCGCCTGCCGTTCCAGCGTAATCGGCAGGGAGACTTTGGCATCCACTGGCTGTACTTTACGCGTAGACAAACATTTTAATTTTCCCGCTTTTTCCAGGATCGCAATTTGCTGGGAACTAGGCTTTTGCGGAGAACCCATTTTCTTCCACGCCTCGTAGGAGTTGCTGTTTTCCTTATTAATTATGTAGATACGCAACGTTGTTTTGCGGGCCGGAATGTGAGCGATCTCCAGGTTGACGGTTTCCGTAGGGCCTGGTTTGTCGTCATCGTGGTAGTTCCAGATCATCACGGCTGCGGTTTTCTGATCACTGGTCGCCAGGGCTCCAAGATCGGAGGTTGGTCCATGAACGCTTGATTTCAGAACATCCGTCAACGCATACATGCGATTGCTTTGAGCCATGACCCGTTTTCCCGACATCATACCAAACATGCGGAATACATTCAGGACCGGCTTGTCTACGCCATTCGTAGCTAAATCCCGAAACCCGTAGAACCAGGGCTGATCTTCAAATTCAAAGGACCAAGATACGGCACCCAGAAAGTTGATTTTAGCCAAATCCGCCAGCAGGTACTTTCGGGCGAAAGTTGCGGCAGTATAACTGGAGTACATCGTGCCGTTACGATACGCATTCTCGGGATTCGTTGCCATGCCGCAGGCCGCACAACCTTCCGGGTCCGATTCCCCGATGATGATTGGTAAATCTTTGGTCTCGGGATACGCTGCCGTAATCGCAAAACCCGTCTTGATGTCATTCAACTGGGCGGACATGTCCATACGGACCGAGCCATCCACTAGTTTAGGCTGCCCCTTCGCGTGAAATAAAATAGCATCCACGGGTGAACCCTTCTTTCCGGTAGCGTAGTTGGTACCTGAAATGCAGTGCTTGATGAAGTTGTTGGTCCATTCAGTAGCTCCCTTGCCCCGCGTCCCCGCAATATTGATACCCCCGATTTTGGCCGTGGGTAAGGCCCGTTTCAAACCATCGGCGGCGTAGTCGTAAAGCTTCAGAAATTCTTCCTGCGTACCTTTCCAGTAATGCCCGTTGGGTTCATTCCAGACTTCCCAATACCAGCTTTCCACTTCCTGCTGTCCGTAGCGTTCGACCGAGTGTTTGACCCACTGATAGACCAATTCCCGCCATTTATTATAATCCTTGGGTGGATACGCCCAACCCGTAATAATATCCGTGTAGGGATCACCCGGCTTCCAGTAATGCCGATACGGTTCCGGATGCGTGGATAAGGCTTGCGGCATAAAGCCAATCTGAGCCAGGGGCTTCATGCCTCGCTTCACGTAACTGTCGAAAATGCTATCCACAATGGCCCAGTTATAAATGGGCTGCCCGTTGGCATCTTCGGTATACGCATTAGTAGAACCCCATTTCAGGGCCGCTTTACCATCTCCCGTTACTAATAGACTATGCGTTCGGACATAAACGGGTACGGGGCTTAACTGGGCTAGTTCCGTTAATAATTTTTGCCCGTCTTTCATGTAGGTATAGTTGGGTTCGTCATACCCAAACCAGGCCCATACGGGCCTCATGGGGGCAATTTCCTGCTTGAGATCTACTTGAATCGCAGGGTTTTGAGCAGAAGTAAAGGTCGCTGAAAGAAAGAATAGACTAAGGGCCATCCAAGCCGAAAGGATGGATGTTTGGCGAGACCAAGGTCTGCAAAAAGAGTTCATAACTTGAAGAAGTCTAGGTTTAGCAGTGGCAAAGTAAACTTTATTCTTTAGTTGAGGAATCCGGTCAGTCCGTCTACGGACGCTATTTTTCCTAGAAATGATCGTTAAGCGTACGTTGCGGTTACCTGGAGCGGGATAAATAAAGATGTGTACGAGCTTTTCGAATCGTAACGTTTACTCACAAAAAAGTCCGTAACCACCGTTACGGACTAAAAATTAAAGGATCGCTCGGTGCAGTTTCACCTGATCTTCCATAAACCCACCGTACAATCGCCGGTGGTCTTTGAAGTTGAAAACGCTTCCATCGTTTCGTACTTTCTCAATTTTTGACAAATCAAGCGTCTGTACCAGCCAATCTTCGGCCTGCGGCGTATGCGAAGCAATGATTCCTTCTTCGGGTAAACCCGTATCAGGGGTCGAGTAAAAGGCAGAAAACCCGTAATTGATATCCACCGCGGGTGACCAAAGGGCATTCCCTACGGTCTGTGAAACGACG
Coding sequences within it:
- the trxA gene encoding thioredoxin: MKNFRFLVSVLASLLSLSALAQTNLDVNAFESKLPGATQILDVRTPSEYERGYLPNAQNIDWKQQASFAEQVAKLDKTKPVLVYCYSGGRSGQAAEYLAKEGFTEVYNLDGGYLKWTTANKTVVAPKERPAMVAAPTGKAVLDQTLKDNKVVLVDFYAVWCGPCKQQDPILQKLKKDWTGKVAVLKIDADRDPDVVKQFRVDAIPTLILFKDGKPVNRLVGFRDEAQLRKEVEGIL
- the nadB gene encoding L-aspartate oxidase; its protein translation is MTHQYDFLVIGSGIAGLSYATKLARHFESRQEAVSIAIITKVQADETNTKYAQGGIAAVWSKEDSFDKHIEDTVDAGDGLNKRDIVEIVVKEAPARIQELIDYGTRFDRHGEDYDLAREGGHSDHRILHFKDITGAEIERALLEEVQRHRSIQIFTHYYAVELITQHHLGETVLRYREDIKCFGAYVLNTQTGEVDKFLAKTTMLATGGIGNIYQSTTNPTIATGDGIAMAYRAKGICDNMEFIQFHPTSLYQPGKKPSFLISEAVRGFGGILKNADGSTFMEQYDPRLSLAPRDITARAIDSEMKRNGTDHVYLDVRDADYEKFLEHFPNITQHCLDLGIDIRTDMIPVVPAQHYLCGGVRVNEWGQTNIHFLYAAGECSCTGLHGANRLASNSLLEAVVFSHRAFLHTIEQLSQAVIPDDVPDWDDSGTTHPEEQVLVTEMTRELNSIMSNYVGIVRTNRRLRRAYERVELLYREHEQLYRESKVSVPICELRNMINVSYLVIKMAMSRRENIGLHYNLDNLK
- a CDS encoding GH39 family glycosyl hydrolase — encoded protein: MALSLFFLSATFTSAQNPAIQVDLKQEIAPMRPVWAWFGYDEPNYTYMKDGQKLLTELAQLSPVPVYVRTHSLLVTGDGKAALKWGSTNAYTEDANGQPIYNWAIVDSIFDSYVKRGMKPLAQIGFMPQALSTHPEPYRHYWKPGDPYTDIITGWAYPPKDYNKWRELVYQWVKHSVERYGQQEVESWYWEVWNEPNGHYWKGTQEEFLKLYDYAADGLKRALPTAKIGGINIAGTRGKGATEWTNNFIKHCISGTNYATGKKGSPVDAILFHAKGQPKLVDGSVRMDMSAQLNDIKTGFAITAAYPETKDLPIIIGESDPEGCAACGMATNPENAYRNGTMYSSYTAATFARKYLLADLAKINFLGAVSWSFEFEDQPWFYGFRDLATNGVDKPVLNVFRMFGMMSGKRVMAQSNRMYALTDVLKSSVHGPTSDLGALATSDQKTAAVMIWNYHDDDKPGPTETVNLEIAHIPARKTTLRIYIINKENSNSYEAWKKMGSPQKPSSQQIAILEKAGKLKCLSTRKVQPVDAKVSLPITLERQAVALVKLDW